The Pseudalkalibacillus hwajinpoensis DNA window TTACTAGAAAGCGAGGCATTTCTTTCTGGAAAATAGCTGATATTGCTGCACCTAGCATTCTTCTTGGTCAGGCAATTGGCCGCTGGGGGAATTTCATGAATCAGGAAGCCCATGGTGGTCCTGTTACAAGAGAGTTTCTTGAAAATTTGATGTTACCGGACTTTATTGTCAATCAGATGTATATAGAGGGAACCTATTACCACCCAACATTTTTGTACGAGTCACTCTGGAATATAGCAGGGGTTATCTTGTTAATTCTTTTACAAAGAACGTCTCTTAAACGGGGAGAGATCTTCCTTTCCTACGTGATCTGGTATTCTGTCGGCCGATTCTTTATTGAAGGGCTTCGGACCGATAGCCTGATGCTTACGGAAACCCTTCGAGTAGCTCAGGTAATTTCTGTTGTGCTTGTAATATTAGCGATTACACTCATTGTCTATCGACGCATAAAAGTTAAACCAAAGCCTTATAACGAAAAAGGATAAAAGGAGGCGATTGAATGGGCACGTTACGACGGGGTTTGAAAGCGGGTTTTCAAACAACATGGGAGCTTGGGAAAATTATTTTTCCGATTACGCTTGCAGTTACCATCCTTCGCTATACTCCTGTCCTTGAATGGATTATTGGTATCATCGAACCTGTGATGAAGTGGCTGGGACTGTCAGGTGAGGCAGCCATTCCACTTGTTATCGGGAACTTTCTTAACCTGTATGCTGGTATAGGTGCGATCCTCACACTTGATCTTTCAGTAAAAGAAGTTTTTATTCTAGCCGTTATGCTATCGTTCTCACATAATTTGCTGATTGAATCAGGAGTGGCAGCTAAAGTTGGGGTTAAGCTCTGGGTTATTCTAACTGTCAGGATTGGCCTTGCGTTTCTATCCGCATTTGTGATTAATCTCGTCTGGCACGGCGGAAGTGAGCAGGCTGTTTATGGGCTTGTTTCAAAAACAAGTGAGGAAGTTAGCGGCTGGGGAGCTATCATTCTCCAGGGTCTTGAGAAGGCATCGTTTGGTGTCCTGCAGCTTGCACTCATCGTTATACCGCTCATGATCTTTATTCAAATTATGAAAGACTTTTCCTGGCTTCAAACGTTTTCTCGGTGGATGGCACCGGTCACAAGAAGTCTTGGGATGAAAGAGAATACATCAACAACACTTGCAGCAGGTCTTGTTTTTGGTCTAGCATATGGGGCTGGTGTCATGATTCAAGCTGTTAAAGAAGATGGCGTTGAGAAAAAAGATCTTTATTTAGCGTTTATTTTCCTTGTAGCCTGTCATGCTGTTATTGAAGATACGCTTATCTTTATTCCACTTGGCATTCCTGTTATCTGGCTGCTTCTTGTTCGACTAGTGACGGCCATCATTCTCACGATCGTCGTCTCTATCGTCTGGAAACGACGTGAAATTAGCGCTTCAAACAGAAAGGAACCATCGTATGAACATTAATAATATTAATACTATTCTATTTGATTTAGACGGCACACTAATCAATACCAATGATCTCATTATGGCTTCGTTTAAACACACGTTCGAACACTATTATCCTGGACGATATAGTGATGAAGAATTAGTTGGTTTTATTGGAGAACCGCTCTACCATACATTTGAAAAGCACGATGAAAACCTTGCAGAAGAGATGGTAGCCTTTTATCGTAAACACAACATTGAAAACCATGACAAACTTGTAACCGAGTTTGATGGGGTTTTTGAAACAGTAAAAACGTTATCGGAAAATGGCTATAAGATGGCTATTGTAACGTCTAAAATGAGAAACACAGTGGAAATGGGATTAAAACTAACACAGCTTGATCAGTTCTTCCCGGTTGTGATCACAGTAGATGAAGTAGAGAATCCGAAACCACATCCTGAACAGCTTGAAACCGCGATGAAGAAGCTAAGCGCGGTGCAGAGTGAAACCCTTATGGTAGGTGACAGTCAGTATGACATTCTTGGCGGTCAAAATGCCGGGGTAGCGACAGTTGGCGTATCCTGGACAATTAAAGGCCGTGATTTTCTATCATCCTATAAGCCTGATTATATGATTGATCATATGGCTGAGCTTCTTTCCATTGCTGGAGTAAACCAGTGAGAAAGACGGAGCGGTATCCTGTAACTGGAAGTAATGCGCTCTGGCAAATTTACAAAACCGTTCCTTTCTGGAAGGTGGTTAAAAATTTTATCATTATTCAGGTTGCTCGTTATACGCCATTCATTCCCGTTAAGAACTGGTTATATCAAACGTTTCTTGGCGTGAAAATTGGGGATCAGACTGCTTTTGCATTAATGGTAATGCTTGACATCATGTTTCCAGAAAAGATTTCTGTCGGTAAAAATTCGATAATTGGCTACAACACAACCATTCTTGCTCATGAATATTTAATTGATGAGTATCGGCTTGGAGATGTGGTGATCGGGGATAGGGTCATGATTGGCGCAAACAGTACGTTGCTCCCTGGCATTACGATCGGTGATGGGGCGATTGTTTCAGCAGGGACTCTTGTGCATAAAAGTGTTCCCGCTGGAGCTTTTGTTGGTGGCAATCCAATGCAGTTGATTTACACGAATGAAGAACGTGCAAAGCATGAACTATAAAACCCGTAGCCAGTATCGGCTGCGGGTTTCGTGTTATTGATCTCCCTGATCTGTTAGAATAACGGGGCCATCTTTTGTAATAGCAAGTGTATGCTCGTATTGTGCTGAAGTGGAGCCATCCACTGTGCGGGCCGTCCAACCGTCTTCGTCAATCGTGCTGAATGGTCCGCCAATGTTAAGCATTGGTTCAATGGTGATAACCATTCCTTCTTTTAGACGTGTTCCTGTACCAGGTTCGCCGAAATGAGGAATCATTGGTTCTTCGTGAAGGGTCGGTCCGATGCCATGCCCTGTGAAATCGCGCACAACGCCAAATCCTTCTGCTTCAGCATATTTCTGAATGGCGTGGCCGATATCTCCGATGCGATTACCAATCACTGCCTTCTCAATGCCAAGATAAAGTGATTTTTTTGTTGCTTCAAGTAGATGCTGTTTTTCATCTGAAATGGAGCCTACCGCATAGGTCCATGCAGAATCTGCAAGAGCGCCATTCAAGTTCACAACCATATCAATCGTGACAATATCTCCCTCTTTTAGCTTCCGGCTCCCGGGGAACCCGTGGCAGATGACATCATTTACAGACGCACACGTTGCATAAGGATAGTCCATGTATCCTTTTTGTTCAGGGGTCGCACCGTGTTCTTCAAGAAAGTACTCGACAAAATCATCAATCTGCTTCGTGGTAACGCCTGGTTTGATGATGTTGCGAAGTTCTTTATGACAGTCTGCAAGAATCTGTCCGGCTTCTTTCATTAATTGAATCTCTCGCTTTGTTTTACGGTGAATCATGTTTTCGCCTACTTTCTAGGGATTGTTTAATGCTTATAAAGTTAAAGTGAAATAAATGATTAAATGGTTTAGGGGAAACACGGAATTTAATCTTAATCCGGATTTTTTATACGGTATGCTGTATAACTTCCCTCAGTTACTGTAACAAAAAAGCCCGCAAATTGCAGGCTTTGTGATTAAAGTAAATAAAATCCGATTCCCATGATCAGGTATGCGGCAAGCAGAGTAGCACCTTCGAACCAGTTTGTTTCTCCATCATTACTGATAACAATTGTGAGAAGAACGGCTGTTACCATTGTAACTAACTCTGGAAGGGTGAAGACGAGCGGCATCTGCACCGGGAAGAAGAGGGATATAAGAACAAGGATTGGTGCCACAAACATCGCAATCTGAAGGGTTGATCCAATCGCGATTTCAACCGCTATGTCCATTTTGTTTTTATAAGCCATAATGATCGCAGAGGCGTGTTCCGCTGCATTACCAACAATCGCAACAATAATAACCCCTATGAAAAGTTCACTCCATCCAAATGTTTCGCCAACGGTTTCAAATGTATGAACGAGACTTTCTGATACATATGCTACGGCTGCTGTAGAAAGCGCTAAAACGAACATCGCTTTCTTTTTACTCCATTCAGGTTCCTCCTTATGATGCTCACCCTCATGTTCACTTACATGCTGGTAAACACCTCGATGGGTAACAAGCTTGAACAAAAGAGCAGCAATATAAAGAACGATTAATATGACCGAAATTCCTATGCTTAAGTTGATTGCTTCGGCATCATTCATCCCCATCGCAAATACTTCAGGAATAACAAACGCTACAATGACTCCGAACATTAATAGCCCGGAATTATGTCTTGCGTCATAAACGTTAAATTTCTGGCGTTTAAATTTCACGCCACCAACAAAGAATGACAAACCGGCAACGAGAAGCAGGTTTCCGAGCACCGAACCTGTTAAGGAAGCGAGCACAATTTCAATTAATCCTTCCTTTAATGCAAAAATGGAAATGATAAGTTCAACTGCATTCCCAAAAGTTGCGTTCAATAATCCACCGATCCTTGGTCCTGAAATGATGGCAAGACTTTCTGTCGCCCTGCCCATATATGCAGCAAGTGAAACGATTGTTAAACAATACACAACAAACATCAGGGTTTGCGACCAGTGTAAGAGACTGCCTGCGACTGACAGGGGAACACCAATGATGACTAAGAAAAAGAAAATTTTATTTACCACGTGACACATCCTCTCAATTTTAATCCCTCTTAAAAGTGCTTGGGTTGAAATGGTCTGTTATGAATAGGTTAACCTGTTTCTATTATAGTTTTCATTTATTGGAAAGGAAAGTTGATTTCACGTCAGGATCTAAAGAATTGAAGGGGAATACCGTACGAGTACAGAAAAAGGGTAAAGGGAATAATGCGCTCATACTGGTTGACGAAAATTTTATAGGCGTGTACACTACAAATAACTTCATCTTGTTAGTATGTTAGCGAACTAAAGTGAATGAGAGGTGCAGATCAATGACAAGACCTTTTGTATTTGAAAAGCCACTTGGTATGCGGGATACGCTACCATTATTATACAAATTTAAAGCATCAATCCGTGAAAAGATCCAGCATGTAACGGAAACGTGGGGTTACCGTTTTATGAATACACCTGCACTTGAGTATTATGAAACAGTTGGGGAAGCTTCAGCTATCCTTGATCAACAGCTTTTCAAGCTACTTGATCAGCGCGGCAACACTCTTGTGCTTAGACCCGACATGACAGCTCCAATCGCTCGAGTTGCAGCATCTAGTTTGAAGAAAGAGCCATTTCCATTACGTCTTGCATACGATTCAAACGTGTTTCGCGCGCAGGAAGACGAAGGTGGAAAACCGGCTGAATTTGAACAAATCGGTGTGGAACTAATCGGTGATCGAACCACAAGTGCTGATGCGGAGGTTATCGCTCTAATGGCTGCTGTATTAAAAGAAGCAGGTCTTAAAGATTTCCAGATTGCCATTGGGCACGTTGGCTTTATTCAAGAGCTCTTTCTGTCGATTGTAGGTAATGAGGATCGTGCTGCGGTTCTTCGACGCTACTTATATGAAAAAAACTATGTTGGCTATCGTCAGCATGTACGTGAAATGCCGCTTTCAACCATTGATCAAAAAAGATTGATAGGCCTCCTAACGCTTAGAGGAGATGGCTCTAAATTAAATGATGCGATTGAACTTCTTCCTACGGAAGCTGGCGAACACGTATTGAATGAACTTCGGACACTCTTGAATACGCTTGAAACCTATGGAGTAGCCGATCAGGTGAAGTTTGACTTCACTCTCGTCAGCCATATGAGCTATTACACTGGAGTCGTATTCGAAGGATATGCAAATGATCTTGGCGTGCCTTTAAGTAACGGTGGACGCTACGATGAACTACTCTCCCACTTTGATCGGCCCGCTCAGGCAACTGGGTTTGGAATTCGCCTCGACCATCTTGCTGAAGCGCTAGGTGTTACTGGTGATGAAAGATTACCGAATGCAATTATTTTTAGTCCAGAACGCCGAAAAGAAGCCATTCAACAGGCTTCTAAAAGAAGAGCGCAGGGTGAAAAAGTTGTTATGCAGGAGTTAAGCGGAGTCTCAGATCTTGATACTTACTCAGAAAGGTTCGAAGACGTCGTTTATATGATTGGTAAGAACGGAAAGGGGACATTGTAATGCTGACGATGGCCATGCCAAAGGGGCGGATTTTTGAAGAAGCAGTTGAATTGCTTCGCAAAGCTGGTTATAAACTGCCTCTGGAGTTTGATGATTCTCGTAAATTAATTCTAGAGATTGAAGAAGAAAACATCCGCTTTATTCTCGCAAAGCCGATGGATGTCCCTACATATGTAGAACACGGTGTAGCAGATGTTGGTATCGCAGGTAAAGATGTCATGCTTGAAGAGGAACGAAACGTCTATGAAGTGCTTGATCTTAAAATCAGCGGTTGCTACCTTGCTGTTGCAGGTCTTTCCGATGCGCCAATAAAAGGGATTGCGCCTAAAATCGCTACGAAATACCCGAACGTTGCCTCGAATTATTTTCGTGAGCAGGGAGAGCAGGTTGAGATTATTAAGTTGAATGGATCGATTGAGCTTGCGCCTTTAATCGGTCTTGCTGATCGTATCGTCGATATCGTTTCAACAGGTAGAACTTTAACTGAAAACGGACTAATGGAAACGGCTTTTATTGAGCCGATTACCTCGCGTTTTATCGTGAACCCTGTAAGCTATCGAACAAAAGACGCTATCATTGATGATATGGTCGAACGCCTTTCTGCCGTTGTAGAAGGAGGCAGTGAAGATGAAGATCATTAAGATGAATGATGGGATTTCCATTAAGCGTTCCATTGAAGAAGGAACAGAGGACCAGCGCGAGGCTGTTCTAACGATTCTTGAAGAGGTCAAAGCAAACGGCGATGAAGCGGTAAGAACGTTCACAAAAAAGTTTGACGGCGCCGCTTTAGATAGTCTCCGTATTACTGAACATGAGATTAAGCAGGCGTATAGCGAGTTATCAGACATGCTTGTGTCAACAATTAGAGATGCGGCAGCGAATATCAAAACATTCCACGATCGCCAGCGCCGTGAATCATGGTTTACAACGTCAGAGGATGGTACGTTGCTTGGTCAGAAGGTAACACCTCTTGATTCTGTAGGTGTTTACGTCCCCGGTGGTAAAGCAGCATACCCATCATCCGTGCTTATGAATGTGATTCCAGCAAAGGCCGCCGGAGTTTCAAGAATTGCGATGGTTACTCCACCTGATGCCAATGGAGTAGTACCAGCCGGTGTTCTTGTTGCAGCGAATGAAGTCGGTGTGACGGAAATTTTCAAGATTGGGGGAGCGCAGGCTGTTGCGGCGCTCGCATATGGAACTGAAACGATTGAGCAGGTTGATAAAATCGTAGGTCCTGGCAATATATATGTAGCGCTCGCAAAACGAGAAGTGTTTGGAATCGTTGATATTGATATGATAGCTGGACCGAGTGAGATTGTCGTGCTCGCTGATGGTACAGCGAACCCTGCCTATGTCGCGGCTGACCTTTTATCACAGGCAGAACACGATGAGCGCGCAAGTGCCGTTCTTGTTACAACGTCTGAATCGCTTGCTGAACGTGTCCAGAATGAGGTGAAAAGGCAGCTTGAAGAGCTTCCACGTGCTGAAATAGCGTCAAAATCCATTGATGACTATGGTGCCATTTATGTAGTAGACCACATGGCTGCTGGCGTGGAGGCAGTTAATAATCTAGCACCTGAGCACCTTGAAATCATGGTCAATGAACCAATGACATTACTTGGTAAAATACGTCATGCCGGTGCTATATTTCTTGGACCATATAGCTCTGAGCCTGTTGGCGATTATTTCGCAGGACCGAACCATGTACTTCCGACGAACGGAACAGCGCGTTTTTCAAGTCCGCTTTCCGTAGATGATTTCATTAAAAAATCAAGTGTTATTTCGTACAGTAAAGAAGCGATGAAAAAGAATGGAAGCAGCATTGCAGCACTTGCGAAGCTTGAAGGTCTAGATGCCCACGCAAGAGCTGTTGAACTTCGATTGGAGGATTTGAGATGAGTGAAGAGAGAACAAGTTCCATTTCAAGAGAAACATCGGAAACATCGATTAACCTGACATTTGGCGTTGATGGAGAAGGGAACTCCGAACTTCAAACTGGAGTTCCTTTTTTAACCCATATGCTTGATCTGTTTACAAAGCATGGAAAGTTTGATTTATCCATTCAAGCAAATGGAGATACCGAAGTTGATGATCACCATACCACAGAAGATATCGGAATCTGCCTTGGTGAGGCACTAAGACAGGCGCTTGGATCGAAGGAAGGCATCAAGCGGTATGGAAATGCGTTTGTACCGATGGATGATGCGCTTGCTCAGGTAGTCGTTGATCTGAGTAATCGTCCACACCTTGAATATCGCGTAGAGCTGCCGTCCAATCAAGTGGGAACGTTTGATACGGAACTAGTACACGAATTTCTCTGGAAGCTTGCGATCGAAGCGAGAATGAACTTGCATGTCATCGTTCCGTACGGTCACAATACACACCATATTATTGAAGCGATTTTTAAAGCGCTTGGACGTGCACTTGATGAAGCAACGTTGATTGATCCACGTGTTAAAGGCGTTCCATCAACGAAGGGAATGCTGTAAATGATCGGGATTATTGATTATGGAATGGGCAATTTATATAGCGTGAGTAAGGCACTAGAACGACTTGGCTATGATTATTTTGTATCGGAAGTAGAGGAAGACCTTGCGAAAGCAACTGGACTGATTCTTCCTGGAGTAGGATCATTCCGTGATGCGATGTCGATCTTAACTGAAACCGGCTTAAGGACGTTTATCGAAAAAGAGGTAGAAGCGGGTAAGCCACTGCTTGGTATCTGTCTCGGCATGCAGCTCTTATTCGAAGAAAGTCATGAAAACGGTCATGCAGAAGGTTTTTCATTCTTACCGGGTAAAGTGAAGAAGTTTCCTGGAAAAGATGCTTCAGGTCTGACCTACAAAGTTCCGCATATGGGATGGAACAGGCTAGTTCATCAGAAAGACTCCTTTCTTATGAACGAAGTAGGAGATGAGCACGTGTATTTTGTTCACTCTTATTATGTGGATACAGACGATCGTGATGTGTTGATTGCATCAGCCGATTATGTTGAAGAAGTGCCTGCCGTTGTTGGAAAAGGAAAGGTGTTTGGCACACAGTTCCACCCTGAGAAAAGCAGCCATGCAGGGCTAACTATTCTTAAAAACTATGCACAATATGTTGAAAGGAATGAAGCTTAATATGCCAATTACCATCTACCCAGCAATCGATATGAGGGGCGGCAAGTGTGTTCGTCTTCTTCAAGGTGATTACAGTAAGGAAACAGTTTACGGTGACTCCCCTTATGATATGGCGAAAAAATTCGCAGATGATGGAGCAGAGTGGATTCACATGGTCGATCTTGACGGAGCGAGAGAAGGGAAGCGTGTGAACGACCATCATGTGCTTGAAGTGGCTAATAAGCTACAGGCGCGAGTACAAATAGGGGGCGGTATTCGTACAGAGGAAGACGTTGCCTATTATTTAGAAAATGGTGTGGATCGCATTATCCTTGGAAGCAGCGCAATTTCAGATCCTGATTTCGTGAAAAGAATGCTCGCTCGTTATAAAGAGAAAATTGCGATTGGCATTGATGCGAGAGATGGCTATGTGGCGGTCGAAGGATGGCTGAAGACTTCTGAAATCAAAGCGGTTGATCTTGGGATCGAGCTTGCTGAACACGGAGCAGAAGTGTTTATTTTTACTGATATCTCAAAGGATGGCACGCTGTCTGGTCCTAATGTGGAGGCAATTGCTGAGCTTGGTGAAGCAACAGGTAAGGAAGTAATTGCGTCAGGTGGCATTAGCAAGCTTGATGACGTAATCAGTCTTCGGAAAAGAAGTGATTCAATCAGCGGTGCAATTATCGGAAAAGCCCTCTACACGAACCAATTTACATTGAAACAGGCACTGGAGGTATAGGGATGCTAACAAAGCGTATTATTCCGTGTCTTGATGTGAAAGATGGCCGCGTTGTAAAAGGGATCCAGTTTGTCGGCCTTCGAGATGCCGGTGACCCAGTCGAGCTTGCAAGAGCGTATGACAAAGAAGGGGCTGATGAGCTCGTCTTTCTCGATATTTCTGCTTCACATGAAGAAAGAGAGACGATGGTTGACGTCGTTCGCCAGGTAGCGGCTGAGCTTGCGATTCCGTTTACCGTTGGTGGCGGAATCAATAAACTGGAGGATATGAAGCGTGTTCTTCGCGCTGGAGCGGATAAAGTGTCGATGAACACGGCTGCAGTTCTTCGTCCTGAACTGATTGGGGAAGGCGCAGACTATTTTGGAACACAGTGCATGGTTGTTGCGATCGATGCGAAGTGGGAGGCGGATTCAAAATCCTGGCGCGTGTATACTCACGGTGGAAGAACTGCCACAGAGTGGGACGCTGTTGAATGGGCGATCAAAGCTCAGGAAATGGGAGCAGGTGAGATTCTGCTGACGAGTATGGATGCAGATGGTAGTAAAAATGGTTTTGATATTCCCTTAACAAAAGTAATTGGCGAAGCTGTATCCATTCCAGTTATTGCTTCTGGAGGCGCTGGATCTTCTGAAGACTTTTTAGAGGTTTTTGATGAGGCTTCAGCAGATGCTGCGCTGGCTGCTTCTATTTTTCACTATAAAGAAACCTCACTAGCGCATGTGAAAGATTACTTAAAACAAAACGGGGTGGCGATTCGATGAATACCGATATGATTCAATTTGATGAAAAAGGATTAGTTCCTGCAATTGTGCAGGATGCAACAAGTAAAGAAGTCCTGACACTTGCTTATATGAATAAAGAATCGCTTACGAAAACAATTGAAACAAAAGAAACGTGGTTTTATAGTCGTTCACGCGATGAGCTATGGCACAAAGGCGAAACGTCAGGAAACACTCAGACCGTAACAGATATTCACTATGACTGCGATCAAGACGCGGTACTCGTTTTTGTTAATCCAGCAGGACCTGCCTGTCATAAAGGGGACTACTCCTGCTTTTCCAATTCGTTAATGGAGAGCGAAGTGAAGGCTTCCGAAGATCGTTTCGCAATTCTAAATAAGCTTGAAGCAGTCATTGCAAAGCGTGAAGTGGAACGTCCTGATGGAGCTTATACAACATATCTCTTTACAGAAGGTGTTGATAAGATTCTGAAAAAAGTTGGCGAAGAAGCTTCTGAAGTTATCATTGCGGCTAAAAATCGTGATCTTGAGGAGTTAACCTGGGAATCCGCGGATTTACTTTTCCATCTTATGGTGCTATTAAGAGAACAAAAATGCTCCCTAGATGATGTGCTTTCTGTTCTTGAGAAGCGACACGCATCTAAAGACTGAAACTTTTACCCAACCTATTCGTAGAACAATTAAATTCGAATAGGTGAAATGGGGCGAATGGCAATGTTTGTAGGGTTTATGTTTGTTGGTCTCGCTATTGGATTGTTTCTTGGTGAACCTGGTCCGGGTGTACTGCTTGGAATGGGCGTAGGGTTTATTGCTGATGAAATTAAGAAACGGAAAGATAAGATGTGGAAATAAAAACGAGCTTACTGGCTCGTTTTTATTATGGAAAAAGATAAGATAAGTCTAATAGCCAGTTTTTTCTATACACTTTCATTTATGAAATGAAGCCGATGTATGTTATAATTTTGAACGGATGTGACTGGTTTTGGAAATATTTTTAAGAAATAGTGGGGGAAAACATGAGGAAAGAACTTCATGCTTCTTCGGAAATGAAAGGTCGGCTGATTCCGTTCGTTCAGAACGGAGATTATTTTTTTAAAAAGGCAATGAGAGCCTATCAGCAACGGAACCTTGATAAAGCAAGACAGCACCTTGAACGTGCTGTTAAGCTTGCTCCCGAAGAAGTCGATTATATATGTCAACTAGCAGCGGTACTGGCGGAATTAGGTGAATACGAAGCATCAAACGAGTGGCTGACATTTGTTCTTGACGATCTGGATCCTGACTTTTACGAATGCTATTTCTATCTAGCAAACAACTATGCGCATATGGGTCTATTTAAGCAGACAGAAGAATATGCAAGAGCCTATCTTGAAAAAGAACCAGATGGTGAGTTTATAGAAGATGCGGAAGAACTGGTTGACCTTATTCTGTTTGAGAAATCCGAGGATATGCCTGAAGAGATTGACGAAGAGGAAAAGCTAATTCAAGAGCATGAAGAAGCTCGGAAGGCAATTGAAACAGGTCGTTTTGCTGAAGCGATTGAATTGCTAGAGCACATGACGAATGGCTATCCTGAATTCTGGCCAGCTTACAATAATCTTGCGCTTGCTTATTTCTATAATGAACAATATGAAGAAGCGATCGAAGTACTCGATGTTGTGCTGACTAAAAATGAGGGGAATTTAAATGCGGTATGTAATCTTGCATTGTTTTATGATTTCCTTGGACAACATGTGAAGCGTGATCTGATGGTTGAGCGGTTAAAGAATGTCTATCCCATTCATCCAGATCATTCGTATAAGCTTGGCAGCACGTTCGGTTTTCTTGGTGAGCATAAGCTAGCCTTACACTGGCTCCGTAAAGTAGAAATCACGCGTGGTGTGTGGGATATTCCGTTCTATCATTGGATTGCCGTTTCTGCTTTTCAGCTTGACCGATTAGATCTTGCAAAACGTTACTGGGAAAA harbors:
- the hisB gene encoding imidazoleglycerol-phosphate dehydratase HisB yields the protein MSEERTSSISRETSETSINLTFGVDGEGNSELQTGVPFLTHMLDLFTKHGKFDLSIQANGDTEVDDHHTTEDIGICLGEALRQALGSKEGIKRYGNAFVPMDDALAQVVVDLSNRPHLEYRVELPSNQVGTFDTELVHEFLWKLAIEARMNLHVIVPYGHNTHHIIEAIFKALGRALDEATLIDPRVKGVPSTKGML
- the hisH gene encoding imidazole glycerol phosphate synthase subunit HisH, producing MIGIIDYGMGNLYSVSKALERLGYDYFVSEVEEDLAKATGLILPGVGSFRDAMSILTETGLRTFIEKEVEAGKPLLGICLGMQLLFEESHENGHAEGFSFLPGKVKKFPGKDASGLTYKVPHMGWNRLVHQKDSFLMNEVGDEHVYFVHSYYVDTDDRDVLIASADYVEEVPAVVGKGKVFGTQFHPEKSSHAGLTILKNYAQYVERNEA
- the hisA gene encoding 1-(5-phosphoribosyl)-5-[(5-phosphoribosylamino)methylideneamino]imidazole-4-carboxamide isomerase, with translation MPITIYPAIDMRGGKCVRLLQGDYSKETVYGDSPYDMAKKFADDGAEWIHMVDLDGAREGKRVNDHHVLEVANKLQARVQIGGGIRTEEDVAYYLENGVDRIILGSSAISDPDFVKRMLARYKEKIAIGIDARDGYVAVEGWLKTSEIKAVDLGIELAEHGAEVFIFTDISKDGTLSGPNVEAIAELGEATGKEVIASGGISKLDDVISLRKRSDSISGAIIGKALYTNQFTLKQALEV
- the hisF gene encoding imidazole glycerol phosphate synthase subunit HisF is translated as MLTKRIIPCLDVKDGRVVKGIQFVGLRDAGDPVELARAYDKEGADELVFLDISASHEERETMVDVVRQVAAELAIPFTVGGGINKLEDMKRVLRAGADKVSMNTAAVLRPELIGEGADYFGTQCMVVAIDAKWEADSKSWRVYTHGGRTATEWDAVEWAIKAQEMGAGEILLTSMDADGSKNGFDIPLTKVIGEAVSIPVIASGGAGSSEDFLEVFDEASADAALAASIFHYKETSLAHVKDYLKQNGVAIR
- the hisIE gene encoding bifunctional phosphoribosyl-AMP cyclohydrolase/phosphoribosyl-ATP diphosphatase HisIE; protein product: MNTDMIQFDEKGLVPAIVQDATSKEVLTLAYMNKESLTKTIETKETWFYSRSRDELWHKGETSGNTQTVTDIHYDCDQDAVLVFVNPAGPACHKGDYSCFSNSLMESEVKASEDRFAILNKLEAVIAKREVERPDGAYTTYLFTEGVDKILKKVGEEASEVIIAAKNRDLEELTWESADLLFHLMVLLREQKCSLDDVLSVLEKRHASKD
- a CDS encoding tetratricopeptide repeat protein: MRKELHASSEMKGRLIPFVQNGDYFFKKAMRAYQQRNLDKARQHLERAVKLAPEEVDYICQLAAVLAELGEYEASNEWLTFVLDDLDPDFYECYFYLANNYAHMGLFKQTEEYARAYLEKEPDGEFIEDAEELVDLILFEKSEDMPEEIDEEEKLIQEHEEARKAIETGRFAEAIELLEHMTNGYPEFWPAYNNLALAYFYNEQYEEAIEVLDVVLTKNEGNLNAVCNLALFYDFLGQHVKRDLMVERLKNVYPIHPDHSYKLGSTFGFLGEHKLALHWLRKVEITRGVWDIPFYHWIAVSAFQLDRLDLAKRYWEKILQLDPSSSIAEVHLSELESGTLEKERVSYRSQTPHVELKQEEKHEYHARMTHLMLLYTRRDPEGASILQSYCKRKDEPLLIKELSAYIALSISGEPVHVVEDGGSYTAQRLTDFPEYVLAGMRVIAELEQADITDTDLHELIARIWLPCYVKLSYSGDGFQNAKGTAAAMLYMWEKVNETNVSQLEIAKAFGISSSTVSTYRKKLTRLLEPEVL